A stretch of the Archangium violaceum genome encodes the following:
- a CDS encoding CHAP domain-containing protein, giving the protein MHRAFLLCALLGLLLPGSEARAARRAANQSSRAASGPLAHRAAVRASLWVGLPSLSRVSRSVNDDCSGLAHLAYRKRGLSLMHDRPIPGEGGVASIYRKARALGALHDKPRPGDLVFFRETYDRNRDGRRNDGLTHIGVVERVERDGTVTFVHRAGGGVKRSKLNLNRPSLRRNARGRVLNDYLRRSERVARPRLAGELLAGFATVDRRWFTAP; this is encoded by the coding sequence ATGCACCGTGCCTTCCTGCTGTGTGCCCTGTTGGGCCTCCTGCTCCCGGGTTCCGAGGCCAGAGCCGCTCGCCGTGCCGCGAACCAGAGCTCCCGGGCCGCCTCCGGTCCGCTCGCGCATAGGGCCGCGGTCCGCGCCTCCCTGTGGGTGGGGCTCCCCTCGCTCTCGCGGGTGAGCCGCTCCGTGAACGATGACTGCTCTGGACTGGCCCACCTCGCCTACCGCAAACGGGGCCTGAGTCTGATGCACGACCGCCCCATCCCAGGAGAGGGCGGAGTCGCCTCCATCTATCGCAAGGCCAGGGCACTCGGCGCGCTGCACGACAAGCCCCGCCCGGGAGACCTGGTCTTCTTCCGGGAGACGTATGACCGCAACCGCGACGGGCGGCGCAATGACGGGCTCACGCACATCGGCGTGGTGGAGCGCGTGGAGCGAGACGGCACGGTGACCTTCGTGCACCGCGCGGGCGGAGGCGTGAAACGCTCGAAGCTCAACCTGAACAGGCCGAGCCTCCGCCGCAATGCTCGGGGCCGGGTGCTCAACGACTATCTGCGCCGCTCGGAAAGGGTCGCGCGGCCGAGGCTCGCGGGGGAACTGCTCGCGGGCTTCGCCACCGTGGACCGGCGATGGTTCACAGCGCCTTGA